In Rhodamnia argentea isolate NSW1041297 chromosome 4, ASM2092103v1, whole genome shotgun sequence, the following proteins share a genomic window:
- the LOC115746671 gene encoding 1-phosphatidylinositol-3-phosphate 5-kinase FAB1A-like isoform X2, with product MGTPDNKLSELVDLVKSWIPRRVEPAQLSRDFWMPDHSCRVCYECDSQFTVFNRRHHCRICGRVFCAKCTANSIPAPSDEQKTGREDWERIRVCNYCYKQWEQGIVAVDNGNGSIAPTPGLSPSPSATSLASSKSSCTCNSGSSTVGSTPYSTGPYQRVPHNSSLSTPQSSQMDPTAIEQDDVACGTGISPYTDAGDQSSNQYSFCINRSDDEYDYYGGYPSDSESRQYCPVTVDDIAPMYGPYEAHAGEDNSKDDGCSPVLENFASAVVDGSKEVGQQEGTPQHGLDSEAPIHDFEETDTEPVDFENNGLLWLPPEPEDEEDEREAILSDDEDGEGVSGEWGYLRSSDSFGSAEYRSRDKSSEEHRKAMKNVVEGHFRALIAQLLQVENLSMDNEDGKDNWLDIIASLSWEAATLLKPDMSKGGGMDPGGYVKVKCIACGRRGESKVVKGVVCKKNVAHRRMTSKIDKPRLLILGGALEYQRVTNHLSSFDTLLQQEMDHLKMAVAKIDVHDPDVLLVEKSVSRHAQEYLLGKDISLVLNIKRPLLERIARCTGAQIVPSIDHLTSPKLGYCETFHVEKLMEEHGSAGQGGKKSAKTLMFFEGCPKPFGCTIFLKGANGDELKKVKHVVQYGIFAAYHLALETSFLADEGASLPELPLRSPLTVALPDKPSSIERSISTIPGFSVTYASPSDARPVSAMSLHKGFALGGSLPANPSSTDKMEGLDKLDLKSNELLSNHFAENFKVGGRESFPMTSASTWKDDSDSSFVSNAGSTSEKVGQSDGFRHGNNIADTVVKSDLAAAKDGKNHNGEMGSSKEEFPPSPSDHQSILVSLSTRCVWKGTVCEKAHLLRIKYYGCFDKPLGRFLRDHLFDQNYRCRSCDMPSEAHVHCYIHRQGSLTISVKKLPEFLLRGEREGKIWMWHRCLRCPRKSGFPPATRRVLMSDAAWGLSFGKFLELSFSNHAAASRVASCGHSLHRDCLRFYGFGRMVACFRYASIDVHSVYLPPAKIEFNYDNQDWIKKEANEVHERALLLFNDIYNALQRVTEKSPPVTSLEGSDKSSESRNQMEELEEMLVKRKAEFEDLLGKVLAAAGELKVGHPMIDILEINKLRRQLLFHSYTWDRCLIHALRANNKSLQESLNSSTQKPSTAKEKTVTSVEKFVETAAPSNTSKGFSSCDSFLLEKKPLLGFNQVENGREGSESGGGLEIKNSDQDLNHKRQNDSSVSSGAIIGNSDPLESGKIVRRALSEGEFPIVANLSDSLDAAWSGESHPSSTAPEVNSNSAATSSLTVSTSAKARSESDVQDSEQIGKATASSLRELPLKGGDNLNSLSSVGMSIPNIYSSFNTYTANYQKLGIGEYQPAYVLSCWESERQSGARFFLPVGFNDTIVPVYDDEPTSIIAYALTSPNYHAQLSDCEKSKDCLDSSISLPLFDSVNLLSLSSLNEVTWDSLKSFGSTDESVSSTSGSRSSQNTDPLLSAKDLHARVSFNDEGPQGKAKYTVTCYYAKQFEALRRISCPSELDFIRSLSRCKKWGAQGGKSNVFFAKTLDDRFIIKQVTKTELESFIKFAPAYFKYLSESISSGSPTCLAKIVGIYQVSSKLTKGGKETKMDVLVMENLLFRRNITRLYDLKGSSRARYNPDTSGSNKVLLDQNLIEAMPTSPIFVGNKAKRLLERAVWNDTAFLASIDVMDYSLLVGVDEERQELVLGIIDFMRQYTWDKHLETWVKTSGILGGPKNASPTVISPQMYKKRFRKAMTAYFLMVPDQWTPPTMIRSGSQSDVCEDNSQGWNTLD from the exons ATGGGAACCCCCGACAACAAACTATCCGAGCTGGTTGACTTAGTGAAGTCTTGGATCCCTCGGAGGGTCGAGCCAGCACAGTTATCTAGGGACTTTTGGATGCCTGATCACAGCTGCAGGGTATGTTATGAGTGCGATTCCCAGTTCACTGTCTTCAACCGCAGGCATCACTGTCGAATTTGTGGACGAGTTTTCTGTGCTAAGTGTACGGCGAATTCCATTCCTGCCCCATCTGATGAGCAGAAGACTGGAAGGGAAGATTGGGAGAGGATCAGGGTTTGCAACTATTGCTATAAGCAATGGGAGCAGGGGATAGTGGCAGTTGATAATGGAAACGGCTCCATTGCACCCACCCCTGGCCTCAGTCCGTCACCATCTGCAACAAGCTTGGCGAGCTCCAAATCAAGCTGCACCTGTAATAGTGGCAGCAGTACCGTTGGTTCCACTCCTTATTCAACCGGACCTTATCAGCGCGTGCCTCACAATTCCAGTCTTAGCACTCCTCAATCTTCCCAAATGGATCCGACTGCAATCGAGCAAGATGATGTAGCTTGTGGGACAGGAATATCACCCTACACAGATGCAGGGGATCAATCTTCTAACCAGTACAGCTTCTGCATAAATAG GAGTGATGATGAATATGACTATTATGGTGGGTATCCTTCGGATTCTGAATCCAGGCAATATTGTCCTGTAACCGTAGACGATATTGCCCCCATGTATGGACCATATGAAGCCCATGCCGGTGAAGATAACTCCAAAGATGACGGTTGCTCCCCAGTACTTGAAAATTTTGCCTCCGCAGTTGTAGATGGTAGTAAAGAAGTAGGGCAACAAGAAGGGACACCGCAGCATGGTCTGGACAGTGAAGCTCCTATTCATGACTTTGAAGAAACTGATACAGAACCTGTGGACTTTGAGAACAACGGGTTGCTTTGGCTCCCTCCTGAGCCagaggatgaggaagatgaaaggGAAGCTATTCTATCTGATGATGAGGATGGGGAAGGTGTCAGTGGGGAGTGGGGTTATCTACGCTCTTCAGACAGCTTTGGTAGTGCGGAGTACCGTAGCAGGGACAAGTCAAGTGAGGAGCACAGGAAGGCCATGAAAAATGTGGTGGAAGGGCATTTTAGGGCCTTGATAGCCCAACTTTTGCAGGTTGAAAACCTCTCCATGGACAATGAAGATGGGAAAGATAATTGGTTGGATATAATTGCATCCCTTTCTTGGGAGGCTGCCACACTTCTTAAGCCTGATATGAGTAAAGGTGGAGGAATGGACCCCGGTGGATATGTGAAGGTTAAATGCATTGCATGTGGGCGGCGGGGTGAGAG TAAGGTGGTCAAAGGAGTTGTTTGCAAGAAAAATGTGGCTCACAGGCGGATGACTTCCAAAATAGATAAGCCACGTCTTTTAATTCTGGGAGGAGCTTTGGAATACCAGCGGGTTACTAATCATCTATCAAGCTTTGATACCTTGTTACAGCAG GAAATGGACCACTTGAAAATGGCAGTTGCGAAGATCGATGTGCATGATCCTGATGTTCTTTTGGTAGAGAAGTCTGTATCTCGCCATGCACAAGAATATCTTCTTGGCAAAGATATATCTCTTGTTTTGAATATTAAGAGGCCACTGTTAGAGCGTATAGCTCGCTGTACTGGTGCACAGATTGTTCCTTCAATTGATCATCTTACATCACCCAAATTGGGGTATTGTGAGACGTTTCATGTGGAGAAGTTGATGGAAGAGCACGGTAGCGCGGGCCAAGGAGGAAAGAAATCGGCAAAGACGCTGATGTTTTTTGAGGGTTGCCCAAAGCCCTTTGGTTGTACT ATTTTTCTCAAGGGCGCCAATGGGGACGAGTTGAAGAAGGTGAAACATGTTGTTCAGTATGGAATTTTTGCAGCTTATCACTTGGCGCTAGAGACATCATTTCTTGCTGATGAGGGCGCATCACTCCCAGAGCTACCTTTGAGATCCCCGCTGACGGTTGCATTACCTGACAAACCATCAAGTATTGAGAGGTCCATTTCCACTATACCTGGTTTCTCTGTCACATATGCTAGTCCTTCGGATGCACGACCAGTTAGTGCAATGAGTTTACATAAAGGCTTTGCATTGGGTGGATCCTTGCCTGCCAACCCTTCATCCACTGACAAAATGGAAG GGTTGGACAAGTTGGATCTTAAGAGCAATGAACTTTTGTCAAACCATTTTGCGGAGAATTTTAAAGTGGGCGGACGGGAATCTTTTCCAATGACATCTGCAAGCACATGGAAAGATGATTCGGACAGCAGTTTTGTCTCTAATGCTGGCTCCACTTCTGAGAAGGTGGGACAAAGTGACGGATTTAGGCATGGTAACAACATAGCAGATACTGTTGTGAAATCAGATTTGGCAGCTGCAAAAGATGGGAAGAACCATAATGGGGAAATGGGCTCTTCAAAGGAAGAatttcctccttctccttccgaTCATCAGAGCATTTTAGTTTCTTTGTCCACAAGGTGTGTGTGGAAAGGAACTGTATGTGAAAAGGCTCACCTCTTACGCATTAAATACTATGGATGCTTTGATAAACCCTTGGGCCGGTTCTTGCGGGATCACTTGTTTGACCAA AATTATCGTTGCCGTTCGTGTGACATGCCATCAGAAGCACATGTTCATTGTTACATTCACCGGCAAGGCAGCCTGACTATTTCTGTCAAAAAACTTCCAGAGTTTCTCTTACGAGGAGAACGTGAAGGAAAAATATGGATGTGGCACAGGTGTCTGCGGTGTCCTCGGAAGAGCGGCTTTCCTCCAGCAACTAGAAGAGTACTTATGTCTGATGCGGCGTGGGGATTATCTTTTGGGAAATTTTTGGAGCTGAGCTTTTCCAATCATGCTGCTGCTAGTAGGGTTGCTAGCTGTGGTCATTCGCTACATAGAGATTGTCTCCGCTTCTATGG CTTTGGGAGAATGGTTGCTTGCTTCCGCTATGCTTCTATTGATGTTCATTCTGTTTATCTTCCACCagcaaaaattgagtttaactATGATAATCAGGATTGGATtaaaaaagaagcaaatgag GTTCATGAGCGAGCACTACTCCTATTTAATGATATCTATAATGCTCTTCAAAGGGTGACAGAGAAATCACCTCCTGTGACGTCACTGGAAGGCAGTGATAAATCTTCAGAATCAAGAAATCAAATGGAGGAATTGGAAGAGATGCTAGTTAAACGGAAAGCAGAATTTGAG GACCTATTAGGAAAAGTGCTGGCTGCAGCTGGAGAGTTAAAAGTTGGCCATCCCATGATTgatatccttgaaataaataaattgcgaAGGCAGTTACTCTTCCATTCCTACACTTGGGATCGATGCCTGATTCACGCGTTGAGAGCTAATAATAAGAGTCTGCAGGAAAGTTTGAACAGCTCTACTCAAAAACCTAGTACTGCTAAGGAGAAAACTGTCACTTCTGTGGAGAAGTTTGTTGAGACTGCGGCGCCTTCTAATACTTCTAAAGGCTTTAGCAGTTGTGATTCCTTTCTTCTGGAGAAAAAACCTCTTCTAGGCTTTAATCAAGTTGAAAATGGCAGGGAAGGTAGTGAGTCTGGTGGAGGTCTCGAAATAAAGAATTCAGACCAGGATCTAAACCATAAAAGGCAAAATGATAGTTCTGTTTCTTCTGGTGCAATTATTGGAAATTCTGATCCCCTGGAATCTGGAAAAATTGTGCGGAGGGCCTTATCAGAGGGGGAGTTCCCTATAGTTGCAAACTTATCAGATTCCCTTGATGCAGCATGGAGTGGTGAAAGTCACCCGTCAAGTACGGCACCTGAAGTGAACAGTAATTCAGCTGCAACCAGTTCTTTAACTGTCTCAACTTCAGCCAAGGCAAGGTCTGAGTCAGACGTTCAGGATAGTGAGCAAATTGGGAAGGCGACTGCGAGTTCTCTCAGGGAACTTCCATTGAAGGGAGGTGACAACTTGAACAGTCTAAGCAGTGTGGGAATGAGTATCCCAAATATCTATAGCTCTTTTAATACTTACACTGCTAATTATCAGAAGCTTGGTATTGGTGAATACCAGCCAGCGTATGTCCTGTCGTGTTGGGAGTCAGAAAGGCAAAGTGGTGCCAGGTTTTTTCTCCCAGTTGGTTTTAATGATACCATTGTGCCTGTTTATGATGATGAACCGACAAGCATTATAGCTTATGCACTCACCTCACCAAATTATCATGCGCAGCTATCTGACTGTGAGAAATCAAAAGATTGTCTGGATTCTTCAATTTCATTGCCTCTCTTTGATTCAGTAAACTTACTCTCACTCAGTTCATTGAATGAAGTAACCTGGGATAGCCTTAAAAGTTTTGGATCAACTGATGAGAGTGTCTCATCCACATCTGGATCTAGGAGCTCCCAGAACACGGACCCACTTTTGTCCGCCAAGGATTTGCATGCTAGAGTATCTTTCAATGATGAGGGCCCTCAAGGAAAGGCCAAATATACCGTGACTTGTTATTATGCAAAGCAGTTTGAGGCTTTAAGGAGGATTTCTTGCCCATCGGAATTGGATTTTATTCGGTCTCTTAGTCGTTGTAAGAAATGGGGCGCCCAGGGTGGCAAGAGCAATGTTTTTTTTGCCAAGACCTTGGATGACCGATTCATCATCAAACAGGTTACAAAGACAGAGTTGGAATCATTCATCAAGTTTGCTCCTgcttattttaaatatttgtctGAGTCGATCAGTTCCGGGAGTCCAACTTGCTTGGCTAAGATTGTCGGTATATATCAG GTTTCTTCCAAGCTCACTAAAGGAGGGAAGGAAACAAAGATGGATGTTCTGGTGATGGAAAATCTTCTCTTTCGCCGTAATATCACACGCCTTTATGACCTTAAAGGATCTTCCAGAGCACGGTACAATCCTGATACCAGTGGGAGCAATAAAGTACTATTGGATCAGAACTTGATCGAAGCAATGCCAACCTCTCCGATATTTGTTGGTAATAAGGCAAAGCGGTTGCTTGAGAGAGCTGTCTGGAATGACACTGCATTTCTCGCT TCTATTGATGTGATGGACTACTCATTACTTGTTGGAGTGGATGAGGAAAGGCAGGAGCTGGTTCTCGGGATTATCGATTTTATGAGGCAATATACATGGGATAAGCACCTCGAGACTTGGGTGAAAACGTCAGGCATTCTTGGTGGGCCAAAGAATGCCTCTCCGACCGTGATCTCCCCTCAAATGTATAAGAAACGATTTAGAAAAGCTATGACTGCATACTTTCTCATGGTGCCAGATCAGTGGACACCTCCAACAATGATCCGCAGTGGCTCCCAATCGGACGTTTGTGAGGACAATTCCCAAGGTTGGAACACCTTAGATTGa
- the LOC115746671 gene encoding 1-phosphatidylinositol-3-phosphate 5-kinase FAB1A-like isoform X1 codes for MGTPDNKLSELVDLVKSWIPRRVEPAQLSRDFWMPDHSCRVCYECDSQFTVFNRRHHCRICGRVFCAKCTANSIPAPSDEQKTGREDWERIRVCNYCYKQWEQGIVAVDNGNGSIAPTPGLSPSPSATSLASSKSSCTCNSGSSTVGSTPYSTGPYQRVPHNSSLSTPQSSQMDPTAIEQDDVACGTGISPYTDAGDQSSNQYSFCINRSDDEYDYYGGYPSDSESRQYCPVTVDDIAPMYGPYEAHAGEDNSKDDGCSPVLENFASAVVDGSKEVGQQEGTPQHGLDSEAPIHDFEETDTEPVDFENNGLLWLPPEPEDEEDEREAILSDDEDGEGVSGEWGYLRSSDSFGSAEYRSRDKSSEEHRKAMKNVVEGHFRALIAQLLQVENLSMDNEDGKDNWLDIIASLSWEAATLLKPDMSKGGGMDPGGYVKVKCIACGRRGESKVVKGVVCKKNVAHRRMTSKIDKPRLLILGGALEYQRVTNHLSSFDTLLQQEMDHLKMAVAKIDVHDPDVLLVEKSVSRHAQEYLLGKDISLVLNIKRPLLERIARCTGAQIVPSIDHLTSPKLGYCETFHVEKLMEEHGSAGQGGKKSAKTLMFFEGCPKPFGCTIFLKGANGDELKKVKHVVQYGIFAAYHLALETSFLADEGASLPELPLRSPLTVALPDKPSSIERSISTIPGFSVTYASPSDARPVSAMSLHKGFALGGSLPANPSSTDKMEGSRFIFPFKGLDKLDLKSNELLSNHFAENFKVGGRESFPMTSASTWKDDSDSSFVSNAGSTSEKVGQSDGFRHGNNIADTVVKSDLAAAKDGKNHNGEMGSSKEEFPPSPSDHQSILVSLSTRCVWKGTVCEKAHLLRIKYYGCFDKPLGRFLRDHLFDQNYRCRSCDMPSEAHVHCYIHRQGSLTISVKKLPEFLLRGEREGKIWMWHRCLRCPRKSGFPPATRRVLMSDAAWGLSFGKFLELSFSNHAAASRVASCGHSLHRDCLRFYGFGRMVACFRYASIDVHSVYLPPAKIEFNYDNQDWIKKEANEVHERALLLFNDIYNALQRVTEKSPPVTSLEGSDKSSESRNQMEELEEMLVKRKAEFEDLLGKVLAAAGELKVGHPMIDILEINKLRRQLLFHSYTWDRCLIHALRANNKSLQESLNSSTQKPSTAKEKTVTSVEKFVETAAPSNTSKGFSSCDSFLLEKKPLLGFNQVENGREGSESGGGLEIKNSDQDLNHKRQNDSSVSSGAIIGNSDPLESGKIVRRALSEGEFPIVANLSDSLDAAWSGESHPSSTAPEVNSNSAATSSLTVSTSAKARSESDVQDSEQIGKATASSLRELPLKGGDNLNSLSSVGMSIPNIYSSFNTYTANYQKLGIGEYQPAYVLSCWESERQSGARFFLPVGFNDTIVPVYDDEPTSIIAYALTSPNYHAQLSDCEKSKDCLDSSISLPLFDSVNLLSLSSLNEVTWDSLKSFGSTDESVSSTSGSRSSQNTDPLLSAKDLHARVSFNDEGPQGKAKYTVTCYYAKQFEALRRISCPSELDFIRSLSRCKKWGAQGGKSNVFFAKTLDDRFIIKQVTKTELESFIKFAPAYFKYLSESISSGSPTCLAKIVGIYQVSSKLTKGGKETKMDVLVMENLLFRRNITRLYDLKGSSRARYNPDTSGSNKVLLDQNLIEAMPTSPIFVGNKAKRLLERAVWNDTAFLASIDVMDYSLLVGVDEERQELVLGIIDFMRQYTWDKHLETWVKTSGILGGPKNASPTVISPQMYKKRFRKAMTAYFLMVPDQWTPPTMIRSGSQSDVCEDNSQGWNTLD; via the exons ATGGGAACCCCCGACAACAAACTATCCGAGCTGGTTGACTTAGTGAAGTCTTGGATCCCTCGGAGGGTCGAGCCAGCACAGTTATCTAGGGACTTTTGGATGCCTGATCACAGCTGCAGGGTATGTTATGAGTGCGATTCCCAGTTCACTGTCTTCAACCGCAGGCATCACTGTCGAATTTGTGGACGAGTTTTCTGTGCTAAGTGTACGGCGAATTCCATTCCTGCCCCATCTGATGAGCAGAAGACTGGAAGGGAAGATTGGGAGAGGATCAGGGTTTGCAACTATTGCTATAAGCAATGGGAGCAGGGGATAGTGGCAGTTGATAATGGAAACGGCTCCATTGCACCCACCCCTGGCCTCAGTCCGTCACCATCTGCAACAAGCTTGGCGAGCTCCAAATCAAGCTGCACCTGTAATAGTGGCAGCAGTACCGTTGGTTCCACTCCTTATTCAACCGGACCTTATCAGCGCGTGCCTCACAATTCCAGTCTTAGCACTCCTCAATCTTCCCAAATGGATCCGACTGCAATCGAGCAAGATGATGTAGCTTGTGGGACAGGAATATCACCCTACACAGATGCAGGGGATCAATCTTCTAACCAGTACAGCTTCTGCATAAATAG GAGTGATGATGAATATGACTATTATGGTGGGTATCCTTCGGATTCTGAATCCAGGCAATATTGTCCTGTAACCGTAGACGATATTGCCCCCATGTATGGACCATATGAAGCCCATGCCGGTGAAGATAACTCCAAAGATGACGGTTGCTCCCCAGTACTTGAAAATTTTGCCTCCGCAGTTGTAGATGGTAGTAAAGAAGTAGGGCAACAAGAAGGGACACCGCAGCATGGTCTGGACAGTGAAGCTCCTATTCATGACTTTGAAGAAACTGATACAGAACCTGTGGACTTTGAGAACAACGGGTTGCTTTGGCTCCCTCCTGAGCCagaggatgaggaagatgaaaggGAAGCTATTCTATCTGATGATGAGGATGGGGAAGGTGTCAGTGGGGAGTGGGGTTATCTACGCTCTTCAGACAGCTTTGGTAGTGCGGAGTACCGTAGCAGGGACAAGTCAAGTGAGGAGCACAGGAAGGCCATGAAAAATGTGGTGGAAGGGCATTTTAGGGCCTTGATAGCCCAACTTTTGCAGGTTGAAAACCTCTCCATGGACAATGAAGATGGGAAAGATAATTGGTTGGATATAATTGCATCCCTTTCTTGGGAGGCTGCCACACTTCTTAAGCCTGATATGAGTAAAGGTGGAGGAATGGACCCCGGTGGATATGTGAAGGTTAAATGCATTGCATGTGGGCGGCGGGGTGAGAG TAAGGTGGTCAAAGGAGTTGTTTGCAAGAAAAATGTGGCTCACAGGCGGATGACTTCCAAAATAGATAAGCCACGTCTTTTAATTCTGGGAGGAGCTTTGGAATACCAGCGGGTTACTAATCATCTATCAAGCTTTGATACCTTGTTACAGCAG GAAATGGACCACTTGAAAATGGCAGTTGCGAAGATCGATGTGCATGATCCTGATGTTCTTTTGGTAGAGAAGTCTGTATCTCGCCATGCACAAGAATATCTTCTTGGCAAAGATATATCTCTTGTTTTGAATATTAAGAGGCCACTGTTAGAGCGTATAGCTCGCTGTACTGGTGCACAGATTGTTCCTTCAATTGATCATCTTACATCACCCAAATTGGGGTATTGTGAGACGTTTCATGTGGAGAAGTTGATGGAAGAGCACGGTAGCGCGGGCCAAGGAGGAAAGAAATCGGCAAAGACGCTGATGTTTTTTGAGGGTTGCCCAAAGCCCTTTGGTTGTACT ATTTTTCTCAAGGGCGCCAATGGGGACGAGTTGAAGAAGGTGAAACATGTTGTTCAGTATGGAATTTTTGCAGCTTATCACTTGGCGCTAGAGACATCATTTCTTGCTGATGAGGGCGCATCACTCCCAGAGCTACCTTTGAGATCCCCGCTGACGGTTGCATTACCTGACAAACCATCAAGTATTGAGAGGTCCATTTCCACTATACCTGGTTTCTCTGTCACATATGCTAGTCCTTCGGATGCACGACCAGTTAGTGCAATGAGTTTACATAAAGGCTTTGCATTGGGTGGATCCTTGCCTGCCAACCCTTCATCCACTGACAAAATGGAAGGTTCGaggtttatttttccttttaaag GGTTGGACAAGTTGGATCTTAAGAGCAATGAACTTTTGTCAAACCATTTTGCGGAGAATTTTAAAGTGGGCGGACGGGAATCTTTTCCAATGACATCTGCAAGCACATGGAAAGATGATTCGGACAGCAGTTTTGTCTCTAATGCTGGCTCCACTTCTGAGAAGGTGGGACAAAGTGACGGATTTAGGCATGGTAACAACATAGCAGATACTGTTGTGAAATCAGATTTGGCAGCTGCAAAAGATGGGAAGAACCATAATGGGGAAATGGGCTCTTCAAAGGAAGAatttcctccttctccttccgaTCATCAGAGCATTTTAGTTTCTTTGTCCACAAGGTGTGTGTGGAAAGGAACTGTATGTGAAAAGGCTCACCTCTTACGCATTAAATACTATGGATGCTTTGATAAACCCTTGGGCCGGTTCTTGCGGGATCACTTGTTTGACCAA AATTATCGTTGCCGTTCGTGTGACATGCCATCAGAAGCACATGTTCATTGTTACATTCACCGGCAAGGCAGCCTGACTATTTCTGTCAAAAAACTTCCAGAGTTTCTCTTACGAGGAGAACGTGAAGGAAAAATATGGATGTGGCACAGGTGTCTGCGGTGTCCTCGGAAGAGCGGCTTTCCTCCAGCAACTAGAAGAGTACTTATGTCTGATGCGGCGTGGGGATTATCTTTTGGGAAATTTTTGGAGCTGAGCTTTTCCAATCATGCTGCTGCTAGTAGGGTTGCTAGCTGTGGTCATTCGCTACATAGAGATTGTCTCCGCTTCTATGG CTTTGGGAGAATGGTTGCTTGCTTCCGCTATGCTTCTATTGATGTTCATTCTGTTTATCTTCCACCagcaaaaattgagtttaactATGATAATCAGGATTGGATtaaaaaagaagcaaatgag GTTCATGAGCGAGCACTACTCCTATTTAATGATATCTATAATGCTCTTCAAAGGGTGACAGAGAAATCACCTCCTGTGACGTCACTGGAAGGCAGTGATAAATCTTCAGAATCAAGAAATCAAATGGAGGAATTGGAAGAGATGCTAGTTAAACGGAAAGCAGAATTTGAG GACCTATTAGGAAAAGTGCTGGCTGCAGCTGGAGAGTTAAAAGTTGGCCATCCCATGATTgatatccttgaaataaataaattgcgaAGGCAGTTACTCTTCCATTCCTACACTTGGGATCGATGCCTGATTCACGCGTTGAGAGCTAATAATAAGAGTCTGCAGGAAAGTTTGAACAGCTCTACTCAAAAACCTAGTACTGCTAAGGAGAAAACTGTCACTTCTGTGGAGAAGTTTGTTGAGACTGCGGCGCCTTCTAATACTTCTAAAGGCTTTAGCAGTTGTGATTCCTTTCTTCTGGAGAAAAAACCTCTTCTAGGCTTTAATCAAGTTGAAAATGGCAGGGAAGGTAGTGAGTCTGGTGGAGGTCTCGAAATAAAGAATTCAGACCAGGATCTAAACCATAAAAGGCAAAATGATAGTTCTGTTTCTTCTGGTGCAATTATTGGAAATTCTGATCCCCTGGAATCTGGAAAAATTGTGCGGAGGGCCTTATCAGAGGGGGAGTTCCCTATAGTTGCAAACTTATCAGATTCCCTTGATGCAGCATGGAGTGGTGAAAGTCACCCGTCAAGTACGGCACCTGAAGTGAACAGTAATTCAGCTGCAACCAGTTCTTTAACTGTCTCAACTTCAGCCAAGGCAAGGTCTGAGTCAGACGTTCAGGATAGTGAGCAAATTGGGAAGGCGACTGCGAGTTCTCTCAGGGAACTTCCATTGAAGGGAGGTGACAACTTGAACAGTCTAAGCAGTGTGGGAATGAGTATCCCAAATATCTATAGCTCTTTTAATACTTACACTGCTAATTATCAGAAGCTTGGTATTGGTGAATACCAGCCAGCGTATGTCCTGTCGTGTTGGGAGTCAGAAAGGCAAAGTGGTGCCAGGTTTTTTCTCCCAGTTGGTTTTAATGATACCATTGTGCCTGTTTATGATGATGAACCGACAAGCATTATAGCTTATGCACTCACCTCACCAAATTATCATGCGCAGCTATCTGACTGTGAGAAATCAAAAGATTGTCTGGATTCTTCAATTTCATTGCCTCTCTTTGATTCAGTAAACTTACTCTCACTCAGTTCATTGAATGAAGTAACCTGGGATAGCCTTAAAAGTTTTGGATCAACTGATGAGAGTGTCTCATCCACATCTGGATCTAGGAGCTCCCAGAACACGGACCCACTTTTGTCCGCCAAGGATTTGCATGCTAGAGTATCTTTCAATGATGAGGGCCCTCAAGGAAAGGCCAAATATACCGTGACTTGTTATTATGCAAAGCAGTTTGAGGCTTTAAGGAGGATTTCTTGCCCATCGGAATTGGATTTTATTCGGTCTCTTAGTCGTTGTAAGAAATGGGGCGCCCAGGGTGGCAAGAGCAATGTTTTTTTTGCCAAGACCTTGGATGACCGATTCATCATCAAACAGGTTACAAAGACAGAGTTGGAATCATTCATCAAGTTTGCTCCTgcttattttaaatatttgtctGAGTCGATCAGTTCCGGGAGTCCAACTTGCTTGGCTAAGATTGTCGGTATATATCAG GTTTCTTCCAAGCTCACTAAAGGAGGGAAGGAAACAAAGATGGATGTTCTGGTGATGGAAAATCTTCTCTTTCGCCGTAATATCACACGCCTTTATGACCTTAAAGGATCTTCCAGAGCACGGTACAATCCTGATACCAGTGGGAGCAATAAAGTACTATTGGATCAGAACTTGATCGAAGCAATGCCAACCTCTCCGATATTTGTTGGTAATAAGGCAAAGCGGTTGCTTGAGAGAGCTGTCTGGAATGACACTGCATTTCTCGCT TCTATTGATGTGATGGACTACTCATTACTTGTTGGAGTGGATGAGGAAAGGCAGGAGCTGGTTCTCGGGATTATCGATTTTATGAGGCAATATACATGGGATAAGCACCTCGAGACTTGGGTGAAAACGTCAGGCATTCTTGGTGGGCCAAAGAATGCCTCTCCGACCGTGATCTCCCCTCAAATGTATAAGAAACGATTTAGAAAAGCTATGACTGCATACTTTCTCATGGTGCCAGATCAGTGGACACCTCCAACAATGATCCGCAGTGGCTCCCAATCGGACGTTTGTGAGGACAATTCCCAAGGTTGGAACACCTTAGATTGa